GGCGTGCTCGCGCCCGGCGTCCGGCTCTCGCTCGCGGAGAAGCTGCGGCACATCCACGCGGGCATCGCCTCGCTGATCGCTCGCCTCGACCCCGACGCGCTGGCCGTCGAGGACGTCTTCCACGCGGCCAACACGCGCACCGCGCTCGTGCTCGGACACGTCCGCGGTGTGGTGCTCCTGGCGGGCGCGCAAGCCGGTCTGCCGGTCCACGAGTACCCGCCCGCCACCGTGAAGCACCAGGTCACG
This genomic stretch from bacterium harbors:
- the ruvC gene encoding crossover junction endodeoxyribonuclease RuvC, giving the protein MIVLGVDPGSQRTGYGAVESDGRRHRLIEAGVLAPGVRLSLAEKLRHIHAGIASLIARLDPDALAVEDVFHAANTRTALVLGHVRGVVLLAGAQAGLPVHEYPPATVKHQVTGSGRAEKSQVAFMVTRMLALPAEALAGDATDALAVAL